The Oceanispirochaeta sp. M1 sequence GCTATGCAGCAAAGACAGACAGTTCTCTCGGTTGAGAATATAACAAAACGTTTTTTGGGTACTGTTGCACTTAAAAATGTATCCATGGAGCTTTATGAAAATGAAATCCTGGCTGTCATGGGGGAGAATGGAGCGGGGAAATCCACCCTGATGAAAATTCTATCAGGTTTGTATCCCTCATCTGAAGTGGAAGGGCGTATCTTATCAGGTTCCGAAGAGCTTCGTTTTAATTCTCCTGTTGATTCTGAGAATCACGGTATTGCTATGATCTATCAGGAATTGAATCTTGAGCTTGATCTTTCAGTGACAGAGAATATTTGTCTGGGGAGACTGCCCCTGAGATCCATGGGTCTTGTGGACTGGAAACAAGCCGAGAGGATTGCTGAGGAGGCCTTAGCCAGACTGGATCTGGTCACTGATATGAAGGCCACAGTTCGTAATCTAAGCCCATCCATGCAGCAGTTGATCTGTATTGCAAGGGCTCTATTGAGGAATCCGCGTATTCTGATTCTGGATGAACCTACATCGGTATTGACTGCTTCTGAAACAGATAACCTTATGGGGATTATTGAACATCTGAAAGATCAGGGCATTTCCTGTATCTACATCTCTCATAAACTTGATGAGGTCTTTAAGCTCTGTGACAGGATGGTAATTCTCCGGGATGGTTTTTATATCAGCGAATACCAAAAAGACGAGGGTTATGACAGTCATAGAATCATTGAAGATATGATTGGTCGGAAACTGGATGTAATGTATCCCACCGTAGAAAAGAGCATTGGTTCAGAGGTAATGAGAATTGAGAATCTGATGGTTCCTCACACTTCTGCCTATGGAAAAAATATTATTGAAGATGTGAGTTTCCATCTTAATAAAGGTGAAATACTGGGACTCTGTGGACTCGTCGGTTCAGGACGGTCAGAAACCATTAACGCCATTTTCGGAAGCATTCCCCGGAGTGCCGGAAAGATCTACGTCGCCGGGAAAGAGATCTCTATCAAAACAACTCAGGATGCCAAGAAACATGGAATCGGTCTTTTGACTGAGGATAGAAAGAAAAACGGTATCATCGGGACAATGAGTATCTGTCATAACATGACTCTCACAATCCTTGAAAGAATCAAGAGAATCTTCCTGATCGATCAGAGTAAAGAACGGGAACAAGCCCGATTTTTCTTTGACAAACTGAGTGTTAAAGCACCGGATATGGATACTTTGGTTTCCAATTTATCCGGTGGTAATCAACAGAAAGTTATTCTCTCAAAATGGCTGCTGACAGATCTTAAAATTCTGATGCTGGATGAGCCGACCCGTGGTATTGATGTGGGTTCAAAGTCAGAAATCTATAAAATCATCAATGATCTTGCAAAGAGTGGTGTCAGCATCATCGTCATTTCATCTGAGATTTCAGAACTGCTGGCAATTTGTGATCGATTTGTTGTCCTTGGGAAGGGGCGTGTTCAGGCGGTCATGTCGAAAGAAGAGGCTAATGAGGTCTCTATCCTGAGAGCTTCTTCCAATACCTGAATCAGGAATATTTATAGTTTGGAATCCGGTATGTTTTTTCATTTGTGAACAAAACATGCTAAATATAAAGAGAGGTTTATTATGAAGAGATTAGTGGTAACAGTTTTATTGATCACCATGTGCATGGGAGCTGCTTTTGCGGCGGGAAGTCAGGAAGACTCAAAAGATGATGGGCAGCTGCACTTTGTGTATGTATCACCCCTTCTGGCACATCCTGTCTGGCTCCTTGCAAAAGACGGATTTGATCAGGCAGTTTCAGAGCTTAATATCAAGGGTGACTGGGTAGGTCCACAGGGTGTTTCTCCCGAAGAAATGGCGAAATTGGTAGAAACAGCAGTGGCACAGAAAGTGGATGCCATCATCACCCAGGGATTAGTTCCGGCGGCCCCTGTTCAGGCAGCGATTGATGCAGGAATCGCAGTACTTGTTGTGGATTCACCCATAGATCTGGAAGGACAACTTGCTTATTTTGGAAAGGACGTAAAAGTACAGGCTAAAGCATTTTATGATGATGTTGTTACTCAATATGGAAATAATGCCGAATTGAATATGTCTATTCAGGTTGCTGCCTTGAATTATCAGATTGCAGTTGACCAGATTGAGGCCATTAAGGGACAGTTCAACAACTATGGCGGTTCCTTTAATGTTGTAAATATATCTGAATCCAAGTCAGATAGAATGAAGGCTACTACGGAATGGGAAAATACACTGAAGGCGTATCCTGAAATCAATCTTGCCATCAACCTTGCTGCCGAAGCTGGACCTGCCTGTGCCTCTGTTGTACGGGATTTGGGAATCAAGGATAAAATCCTTATCTATGGTGTGGATGATATTGATGAAACATTGGATCTTGTCAGGAATGGTGAACTTGACGGAACTGTTGCAACAAGTTTTCACAATTATGGATATCAGGCTACTTACTGGCTATATCAGAATGTTATGGAAGGAAAGACTCCTGCAGCCATCAGCAATGATGCAGGAACTATCATGATCAATAAGAGTAATGTAGATAATTATGCGCCTCAGCTGAAAGTCAAAAAAGATCTTTAAATTGTAGGCTGTATTTACGAATTGGGCTGTTTCATCAATTGTCAGGGAACAGCCCGATTTTCGTTATGAGGATAGAAAAATTTATGAATGGATATGATAAAATTACAACTGTTTTAAATGGATCTGCTGCTGATCCTGTTCCCACCATGCTGCACAGCTTTATGCCTGCTGCCGCGGAAAAAGGGCTGAACCAGAGAGAATACAGAAGTAATGCGGATAATATTGCCAGAGCGCATATCGATTTTGCAAGAAAATATGACCTTGATGGTATTCTTGTTGATGTTGATACATGCATGGAAGCCGGAGCAATAGGGATTGAAGTAGATTTGCCTGATAATGAACCGGCACGTGTGACTAAAGGTCTGAGTACTGATCTGGATCTATGCATAGAGGCAATGGATAAAGACTCCCTTCTGAAATATGACCGCATTAATATTATGTTGGATGCGATTTTCAAGATGAGAAAAGAAGTCGGGGGGGAATTATTAATCCGTGGTAATGCTGATCAGGGACCATTTTCCCTGGCCATGCTGTCTATGGGCATTTCTGAGTTTTTGATGGCACTTCTGGATGAGGATTCAACAGGAAAGATCAAATTACTTCTGGACCGGGCGCTTGAACTGCATCTGGAATACCATAGGCTGATCAAGGAAGCGGGTGCGGATATCACCAGTTTTGGTGACAGCTCATGCGGACCGGATCTTATAAGCCCTGCTATGTATAGAGAGTTCTCATTGCCCTGGCATAAAGAGATCGTAAGAAGACTAGATGCTCAGAATATTACAACAGTCTGCCATATCTGCGGAAACCTGGATTTGATTCTTGAGGATGTTGTCTCTGCTGGATTTGCTGCCGTGGAGGTTGATTATAAAACAGATATTGCAAGAGCAGCAGAAATCATGAAGGGAAAATCCGTTTTATTTGGTCCCATCGATCCATCTGGTACTTTTTACTTTGGTTCACCAAAAGAAGTAGAAAAAATTACAAAGGATGTTCTCAGATTATTTCCTGAAGGCGGTCTTGTTATAGGTGCCGGCTGTGCACTTCCACAAGGAGTTGGAGAAGACAATATAAGGGCTTTTTGCAGGGCCGTAAGTTCTTGATTTTTTTCTTTGGATTTTGAGAAAATACCACTTATTTCCAGAGTATAATAATTTTTATGGATAATCCGGAAGGACTGATGAAAAAAAGGGAAGACAGATCACTGCGCTCTAGATTTACTCGATTTGTCCTGATCATTTTTATTCTCATATTCATTATTGCTTTATACAGTAATTTACAGAGTTTTAAATTTTGGCAGGAGTATCGAAGAACATTCACTCAGTTTGATGAACTGTCCCACTTTTACGCTGAAGTGAAATTAATGAATTACAGCATGAAAAACTATATTTACTCCCATGATCCTCTAGATGTTGAAGTATTTCAAAATCATTATGATGCGGCTTCAATCTCTTTGGATAAGCTGATGGATTATGAAGACGAAGAACTGCAATTCCGTTATGGCCTTCTCAGAAATATGATTCAGACATATAAGGAAAATGAAGAACTATATTCACAATCATCCTACGATAGCCAGGATCGACTGGCTATGCTTATTGATGAGACTTATCCTCAGTATGCACTTTTAGTAACCAATGAGATGAACCTGGAAAAAGAACGAATGCTGGAGAGCTGGAAATCTCAATTACTGATTACTTTGTGCATCCTCTGTCTCCTGATTCTCCTGACTTCAGTTTTTGTCATTCAGTCTCTCAGGAGTATCACGAGCCCGATTGAAAAAATGATTGTGAATATAAATAGGATAAAGACAGGACAGTTTGATATTCGAAATGTTCAGAGTGACAGCAGGGAGATCAGAATACTGCTGGAATCCTTTGAAACTATGGCTGAGGAGCTTCAGACTCATATTGAGCAGATTCATGAAAAATCACGTATTGAAAAGGAATTGATCAAACAGGAAAATGAAAATCTTAGAATAACCAGTGTACTGGCGGAGACAAAACTCAATGCTCTACAAGGGCAGATGAATCCTCATTTCCTATTTAATACACTTAGTCTGATCTCCAAAATGGCCTATGTTGAAGGGGCCGAAAAGACCAGTGAGTTGATGGTAAAGACTGCCAGTCTTCTCAGGTATAGTCTGGATATGTGCGGAAAAACCTCCTCACTTGATCAGGAAATGGTTTGTGTTGAAAATTATATTCAGATTCAGGAACCTAGAGTGGGTGACCGGATTTTATTTATTACAGAGAGTTGCGGGAATCTTAAGGGCATCGAGATTCCAGGTATGGTATTGCAGCCACTTGTTGAAAATTGTGTTGTTCATGGAGTCAAGGATCTGATCAGAGATGCTGAAATCTCAGTAAAAATTACTGTTTCTCCTTCCCAAATCAATATTCAGATTCAAGACAATGGTCCTGGATTCCCCCAACATATCCTGGATGGATTCTCAAATGACAAAGATATTCTTCAATCTTCCAGTATCGGTCTCTCCAATGTACGGGAGCGTCTGAGAATTTTCTATAAGAACGATTTTTCAATGTCATTAAGCAATGAGGGAGGTTCAGTTATCAGGATACGGCTGCTGGAAAATGGGAGATCTCTTTCAAATGTATAATCTTTTAATTGTAGATGATGAACCTCTTGAAAGAGAGGCAATGAGACTCATTCTTACAAAGAACATTCCCGGGATAGCAATCTGTGGAGAAGCTGAGAATGGTTTTGATGCCATCAGCCTGGTCGCAGAGCTTAAGCCGGATATCGTTCTACTTGATATCAATATGCCGGGAATGGATGGCCTTGCCACCATTGAAAAAATGCAGCAGATGGGGTTGCAGACTCGATTCATAATTCTTACCTCCTACAGTTCCTTTGATTATGCAAGGAAAGCTCTCAGACTCGGAGTTGAAGATTTTCTTGTCAAACCTGCAGATCTTGATACGGTTCGCAATACTATCATCACAGTCATTGACAGCATTGAAACCGAGAGCATTCAGATAATGACTCAGGAAAAGATGAAAGATAAGATCAATGAGATGCAGCCGGTTGTTCAATCAGATATTTTCCGTGCCATTTGTGAGAAACAGAAAGATGTTCGTAATATGTTTGAGCTGTTGGAGTTCCATCCCAAAGAGGCATTTGTCGCTGTTATCGATTCCGGCAGCAATGGGGATATTCTATATAGCCGTATCTGTAGAATCCTGAATTCTAATGGCATTCATTTTATATCCAGGATTCACTCTTCCATGATTGACCTGCTTATCTTCAGTCAATCGGAACATGAATCTTTGAAGCAGATAGGATGCATTGAATTACTGGCCGACAGCTCTGGATCCTTCTACTTGGGCTGTGG is a genomic window containing:
- a CDS encoding sugar ABC transporter ATP-binding protein; this translates as MQQRQTVLSVENITKRFLGTVALKNVSMELYENEILAVMGENGAGKSTLMKILSGLYPSSEVEGRILSGSEELRFNSPVDSENHGIAMIYQELNLELDLSVTENICLGRLPLRSMGLVDWKQAERIAEEALARLDLVTDMKATVRNLSPSMQQLICIARALLRNPRILILDEPTSVLTASETDNLMGIIEHLKDQGISCIYISHKLDEVFKLCDRMVILRDGFYISEYQKDEGYDSHRIIEDMIGRKLDVMYPTVEKSIGSEVMRIENLMVPHTSAYGKNIIEDVSFHLNKGEILGLCGLVGSGRSETINAIFGSIPRSAGKIYVAGKEISIKTTQDAKKHGIGLLTEDRKKNGIIGTMSICHNMTLTILERIKRIFLIDQSKEREQARFFFDKLSVKAPDMDTLVSNLSGGNQQKVILSKWLLTDLKILMLDEPTRGIDVGSKSEIYKIINDLAKSGVSIIVISSEISELLAICDRFVVLGKGRVQAVMSKEEANEVSILRASSNT
- a CDS encoding substrate-binding domain-containing protein, which gives rise to MKRLVVTVLLITMCMGAAFAAGSQEDSKDDGQLHFVYVSPLLAHPVWLLAKDGFDQAVSELNIKGDWVGPQGVSPEEMAKLVETAVAQKVDAIITQGLVPAAPVQAAIDAGIAVLVVDSPIDLEGQLAYFGKDVKVQAKAFYDDVVTQYGNNAELNMSIQVAALNYQIAVDQIEAIKGQFNNYGGSFNVVNISESKSDRMKATTEWENTLKAYPEINLAINLAAEAGPACASVVRDLGIKDKILIYGVDDIDETLDLVRNGELDGTVATSFHNYGYQATYWLYQNVMEGKTPAAISNDAGTIMINKSNVDNYAPQLKVKKDL
- a CDS encoding uroporphyrinogen decarboxylase family protein; amino-acid sequence: MNGYDKITTVLNGSAADPVPTMLHSFMPAAAEKGLNQREYRSNADNIARAHIDFARKYDLDGILVDVDTCMEAGAIGIEVDLPDNEPARVTKGLSTDLDLCIEAMDKDSLLKYDRINIMLDAIFKMRKEVGGELLIRGNADQGPFSLAMLSMGISEFLMALLDEDSTGKIKLLLDRALELHLEYHRLIKEAGADITSFGDSSCGPDLISPAMYREFSLPWHKEIVRRLDAQNITTVCHICGNLDLILEDVVSAGFAAVEVDYKTDIARAAEIMKGKSVLFGPIDPSGTFYFGSPKEVEKITKDVLRLFPEGGLVIGAGCALPQGVGEDNIRAFCRAVSS
- a CDS encoding histidine kinase yields the protein MDNPEGLMKKREDRSLRSRFTRFVLIIFILIFIIALYSNLQSFKFWQEYRRTFTQFDELSHFYAEVKLMNYSMKNYIYSHDPLDVEVFQNHYDAASISLDKLMDYEDEELQFRYGLLRNMIQTYKENEELYSQSSYDSQDRLAMLIDETYPQYALLVTNEMNLEKERMLESWKSQLLITLCILCLLILLTSVFVIQSLRSITSPIEKMIVNINRIKTGQFDIRNVQSDSREIRILLESFETMAEELQTHIEQIHEKSRIEKELIKQENENLRITSVLAETKLNALQGQMNPHFLFNTLSLISKMAYVEGAEKTSELMVKTASLLRYSLDMCGKTSSLDQEMVCVENYIQIQEPRVGDRILFITESCGNLKGIEIPGMVLQPLVENCVVHGVKDLIRDAEISVKITVSPSQINIQIQDNGPGFPQHILDGFSNDKDILQSSSIGLSNVRERLRIFYKNDFSMSLSNEGGSVIRIRLLENGRSLSNV